One genomic region from Nocardioides plantarum encodes:
- a CDS encoding (2Fe-2S) ferredoxin domain-containing protein: MAASEQPLTCASTPRLTVMLCRDCCCGSGTKHPATDHAAQRAAIEELATDEVRVRTVDCLDECDRSNVVLVRDHRLPRRERDTWIGGVLEPRLTESLCDWVENGGPLPAALRARQFRLVRR, encoded by the coding sequence ATGGCAGCGAGCGAGCAGCCCCTGACGTGCGCGAGCACACCACGGCTGACGGTCATGCTGTGCCGCGACTGCTGCTGCGGGAGCGGGACCAAGCACCCGGCCACCGACCACGCGGCGCAGCGGGCCGCGATCGAGGAGCTGGCGACCGACGAGGTGCGCGTGCGGACCGTCGACTGCCTCGACGAGTGCGACCGCAGCAACGTCGTCCTGGTGCGCGACCACCGGTTGCCACGCCGCGAGCGCGACACCTGGATCGGCGGCGTCCTCGAGCCCCGGCTCACCGAGTCGCTGTGCGACTGGGTCGAGAACGGCGGCCCGCTCCCGGCGGCGCTGCGGGCCCGACAGTTCCGGCTGGTGCGCCGGTGA
- a CDS encoding aldo/keto reductase — translation MEQRTLGRTGREVSVLGLGTWQLGADWGEVSEADAHAVLEAAVEAGVTFFDTADVYGDGRSEQVIGSFLAARPDAGVTVATKMGRRAEQQLASYTPAAFREWTDRSRRNLGVDTLDLVQLHCPPTEVIEADATYAALDALVESGAIAAYGVSVETVDQALAAIARPGVASVQIILNAFRLKPLDRVLPAAIDAGVGIVARVPLASGLLSGRYDATTTFADDDHRTFNRDGSAFDVGETFSGVDFATGVEAAQEFSRLVAAADLGLTPAQAALAWVAQQPGVTTVIPGARDAAQARANAAAGEAAPLPAPLLDGVRELYERHFAAVIGSRW, via the coding sequence ATGGAGCAACGCACGCTGGGACGCACCGGTCGGGAGGTGTCGGTCCTCGGGCTCGGCACCTGGCAGCTCGGCGCCGACTGGGGCGAGGTGAGCGAGGCCGACGCCCATGCCGTCCTCGAGGCCGCGGTCGAGGCCGGGGTGACCTTCTTCGACACCGCCGACGTCTACGGCGACGGGCGCAGCGAGCAGGTGATCGGCTCGTTCCTCGCCGCGCGCCCCGACGCCGGGGTGACGGTCGCGACCAAGATGGGCCGCCGCGCCGAGCAGCAGCTCGCGAGCTACACCCCCGCGGCCTTCCGGGAGTGGACCGACCGCTCGCGCCGCAACCTCGGGGTCGACACCCTCGACCTGGTGCAGCTGCACTGCCCGCCGACCGAGGTGATCGAGGCCGACGCGACCTACGCGGCGCTCGACGCGCTGGTCGAGTCCGGCGCGATCGCGGCGTACGGCGTCAGCGTCGAGACGGTCGACCAGGCCCTCGCGGCGATCGCGCGGCCGGGGGTCGCGTCGGTGCAGATCATCCTCAACGCCTTCCGGCTCAAGCCGCTCGACCGGGTGCTGCCCGCGGCCATCGACGCCGGGGTCGGCATCGTCGCCCGGGTGCCGCTGGCCTCCGGCCTGCTCTCGGGGCGGTACGACGCCACGACGACGTTCGCCGACGACGACCACCGCACGTTCAACCGCGACGGCTCGGCGTTCGACGTGGGCGAGACGTTCTCGGGCGTCGACTTCGCCACCGGTGTCGAGGCCGCGCAGGAGTTCAGCCGCCTGGTCGCCGCCGCCGACCTCGGCCTGACGCCGGCCCAGGCCGCGCTCGCCTGGGTGGCCCAGCAGCCGGGCGTCACCACCGTGATCCCGGGGGCGCGCGACGCCGCCCAGGCCCGCGCCAACGCGGCGGCCGGCGAGGCCGCGCCGCTGCCGGCGCCGCTCCTCGACGGGGTCCGCGAGCTCTACGAGCGCCACTTCGCGGCGGTGATCGGCTCGCGCTGGTAG
- a CDS encoding MFS transporter, which translates to MTRSRTLLFAVAGAAAVGNLYWAQPLLDEIAGSLDVPTALAGLLVTVTQVGYAVGIFLLVPLGDVLNRKRLIPLVMAVSGLALGGAAVAPSWATLFVALLLVGSTAVGAQLLIPLASELADPAERGRVVGTIASGALVGILLSRTVSGIVADLLGWRAIYVIAAVVSWALALTMARVIPALPARPAISYASLLRSVFTAIASRRAVPVTLVLGAATFGTFTLFWTALTFLLTAPPFSYSLSTIGLVGLAGLAGALIAQRAGRLHDRGLSVPVAGAALVLGIASLALAAVGSDSIVVLLIAIVAFDVAVQATMVLSQTRLLSIDPAARSRMNTAFITSNFIGGAIGSAAAGLLWHVGGWNAVLIGGVAALSIALLVWGLNRQALRVPAGR; encoded by the coding sequence ATGACCCGCAGCAGGACGTTGCTGTTCGCCGTCGCCGGGGCCGCGGCGGTGGGCAACCTCTACTGGGCACAACCGTTGCTCGACGAGATCGCCGGCTCCCTGGACGTTCCGACGGCCTTGGCCGGGCTCCTCGTGACGGTGACCCAGGTCGGGTACGCCGTGGGGATCTTCCTGCTGGTCCCGCTCGGCGACGTGCTCAATCGCAAGCGGCTCATCCCGCTGGTCATGGCGGTCTCCGGTCTGGCGCTCGGCGGCGCTGCGGTCGCGCCCAGCTGGGCCACCCTCTTCGTGGCCCTGCTGCTGGTGGGCTCCACGGCCGTGGGGGCCCAGCTGCTGATCCCCCTGGCCAGCGAGCTGGCCGATCCGGCGGAGCGTGGGCGGGTGGTCGGCACCATCGCCTCCGGCGCACTGGTCGGGATCCTGCTGTCGCGCACCGTCAGCGGGATCGTCGCCGACCTGCTCGGCTGGCGCGCCATCTACGTCATCGCCGCGGTGGTCTCCTGGGCGCTGGCCCTGACGATGGCCCGGGTCATCCCCGCGCTCCCGGCGCGGCCCGCCATCTCCTACGCCTCGTTGCTGCGGTCGGTCTTCACGGCCATCGCCAGTCGACGAGCCGTGCCGGTCACCCTGGTGCTCGGGGCGGCGACGTTCGGCACCTTCACCTTGTTCTGGACCGCGCTGACCTTCCTGCTCACGGCCCCGCCGTTCTCCTACTCGCTCTCCACCATCGGCCTCGTCGGGCTCGCGGGCCTGGCCGGCGCCCTGATCGCCCAACGCGCTGGGCGGCTGCACGACCGCGGCCTGTCCGTGCCGGTCGCGGGGGCGGCCCTGGTCCTGGGCATCGCCTCGCTCGCGCTGGCCGCCGTGGGCAGCGACTCGATCGTCGTGCTCCTCATCGCCATCGTCGCGTTCGACGTCGCCGTCCAGGCGACCATGGTCCTGAGCCAGACCCGGTTGCTGAGCATCGACCCAGCGGCGCGCAGCCGGATGAACACCGCCTTCATCACCAGCAACTTCATCGGCGGAGCGATCGGCTCCGCGGCAGCCGGGCTGCTCTGGCACGTCGGTGGCTGGAACGCCGTCCTCATCGGTGGCGTCGCCGCCCTGAGCATCGCCCTGCTCGTGTGGGGCCTCAACCGACAGGCGCTCCGCGTCCCCGCCGGTCGCTGA
- a CDS encoding MBL fold metallo-hydrolase, which yields MRIDVINVGDGACTAVESYVPDRGELTIIDCGTHPHSKVVTTPGVAAAAHLGGRLTDLDTIVVTHFDTDHWHGLLELADFYGARETARKAITLRYPGMPDLGERVSARQARAGLMALISTRDDDPLNLVRLKTAWEQVGSVSAVPLYRGDVFDANGRQWRVHWPPRQVDVTRGKKYAAAIREVLDLADDMAADGYTKLRDQFEEAYGAWEEFEDQPDAIEAVPHDADPRSEEEPVDPEDEADLDQDDDEDVDLDHVPEKHRAEFRRLVAKLDGLDNYFSLVLSVDDQFIVFGDIEGTALRAVVTETRPEFALAGHYGVMLAPHHGSHVAHASRLPAADLCICQSGSKHQGKNRLHELRHSSACHPSTWECGTICVTTW from the coding sequence ATGCGAATTGACGTCATCAACGTCGGTGACGGCGCGTGCACCGCGGTGGAGAGCTACGTCCCTGATCGCGGGGAGCTCACGATCATCGACTGCGGGACACACCCTCATTCCAAGGTGGTCACCACGCCCGGCGTCGCGGCTGCCGCTCATCTGGGCGGACGACTCACGGACCTGGACACGATCGTCGTGACCCACTTCGACACCGACCACTGGCATGGTCTGCTCGAGCTCGCCGACTTCTACGGCGCCCGCGAGACGGCGAGGAAGGCCATCACCCTCCGCTATCCCGGGATGCCCGACCTCGGCGAGCGCGTGTCGGCCAGGCAGGCCCGGGCGGGCCTGATGGCGCTGATCTCGACGCGTGACGACGACCCCCTCAATCTCGTCAGGCTGAAGACCGCGTGGGAGCAGGTCGGCAGTGTCAGCGCCGTTCCGCTCTACCGCGGTGACGTCTTCGACGCGAACGGTCGCCAGTGGCGCGTCCATTGGCCCCCGAGGCAGGTCGACGTCACGCGAGGCAAGAAGTACGCGGCAGCGATCCGAGAGGTTCTCGACCTCGCCGACGACATGGCCGCCGACGGATACACGAAGCTCCGTGACCAGTTCGAGGAGGCCTACGGCGCCTGGGAGGAGTTCGAGGACCAACCGGACGCCATCGAGGCCGTTCCACACGATGCGGACCCGCGATCGGAGGAGGAACCCGTCGATCCTGAGGACGAGGCAGATCTCGACCAGGACGACGACGAGGACGTCGACCTGGACCACGTGCCCGAGAAGCACCGCGCCGAGTTCCGCCGATTGGTCGCCAAGCTGGACGGCCTCGACAACTACTTCAGCCTCGTGCTCTCGGTCGACGACCAGTTCATCGTCTTCGGGGACATCGAGGGGACCGCGCTTCGCGCGGTGGTGACCGAGACCCGACCGGAGTTCGCGCTCGCGGGCCACTACGGGGTCATGCTCGCTCCCCACCACGGGTCCCATGTCGCGCACGCCTCGCGGCTTCCGGCGGCCGACCTCTGCATCTGCCAGAGCGGCTCGAAGCACCAGGGCAAGAACAGACTCCACGAACTCCGCCACTCGAGCGCGTGCCACCCGAGCACCTGGGAGTGCGGAACGATCTGCGTCACCACCTGGTGA
- a CDS encoding SDR family NAD(P)-dependent oxidoreductase: MRRFTEQSVMITGATGGIGVAVCRRLAEEGAALVVTDVDEDACRLAVDSLTDPGRHLALALDVTDEGQWRSVVAMVEARGAGLAALINNAGIGSLATVEEETIDRWNQVVAVDQTGVWLGMKHAGALVERSGGGSIVNVCSILGTVGGFGNSVAYHAAKGAVRSMTKSAALHWATRGVRVNSLHPGFIGTDPLLQRFEGTERYRRMLDGTPMGRLGSADEVAAVVAFLASSDSSYMTGSEVYADGGWTAQ, translated from the coding sequence GTGCGACGCTTCACAGAACAGTCGGTGATGATCACCGGGGCGACCGGAGGGATCGGTGTCGCGGTGTGCCGCCGGCTCGCCGAGGAGGGGGCGGCGCTGGTCGTGACCGACGTCGACGAGGATGCCTGTCGCCTCGCGGTGGACAGCCTGACCGACCCGGGGCGTCACCTCGCCCTGGCCCTCGACGTCACGGACGAGGGGCAGTGGCGGTCAGTGGTCGCCATGGTCGAGGCCCGGGGAGCCGGGTTGGCGGCCCTGATCAACAACGCCGGCATCGGGAGCCTCGCCACGGTAGAGGAGGAGACCATCGATCGCTGGAACCAGGTGGTCGCGGTCGACCAGACCGGCGTCTGGTTGGGCATGAAGCATGCCGGCGCCCTCGTCGAGCGATCCGGCGGCGGGTCGATCGTCAACGTGTGCTCGATCCTCGGCACCGTCGGCGGCTTCGGGAACAGCGTCGCGTACCACGCGGCGAAGGGCGCCGTGAGGTCGATGACCAAGAGCGCGGCTCTGCACTGGGCCACACGTGGGGTGCGGGTGAACTCCCTCCACCCGGGGTTCATCGGGACCGACCCGCTGCTCCAGCGATTCGAGGGCACCGAGCGGTATCGCCGGATGCTGGACGGCACCCCCATGGGGCGGCTCGGCTCCGCAGACGAGGTCGCCGCCGTCGTGGCGTTCCTGGCCAGCAGCGACTCGAGCTACATGACCGGCTCCGAGGTCTATGCCGACGGCGGCTGGACCGCGCAGTAG
- a CDS encoding TetR/AcrR family transcriptional regulator, producing the protein MTTQTTHKADRKEGPRSKRAVILNAAIDNFGRDGFEHTKWATIADEVGIGQTALYHYFESKAHCLLTIMTLELDRSLTQFREATDGVEDHVERMRAAVGSAYALTDREALSARILVSHMDLLATVRPSQREEDERQRARVLVRAIEDQWSELIEGGISSGDFVARDARLTGLAILGLVIGVWRWYRPGGSRSLTDISDFTSAACVRLVGRDPTP; encoded by the coding sequence GTGACCACTCAGACCACGCACAAGGCCGATCGCAAGGAGGGACCCCGCTCCAAGCGGGCTGTCATCCTCAACGCGGCCATCGACAACTTCGGACGTGACGGGTTCGAGCACACCAAGTGGGCCACGATCGCCGACGAGGTCGGGATCGGACAGACGGCGCTCTACCACTACTTCGAGTCCAAGGCGCACTGCCTGCTGACGATCATGACCCTCGAGCTCGACCGGTCCCTCACCCAGTTCCGCGAGGCCACGGACGGCGTCGAGGACCATGTAGAGCGAATGCGTGCGGCAGTCGGCAGTGCCTACGCGCTCACCGACCGGGAGGCGCTGTCGGCCCGCATCCTGGTGTCGCACATGGACCTCCTGGCCACCGTGAGGCCGTCGCAGCGCGAGGAGGACGAGCGCCAGCGCGCACGCGTGCTCGTCCGGGCCATCGAGGACCAGTGGTCCGAGCTCATCGAGGGCGGCATCTCCTCGGGCGACTTCGTGGCCCGCGACGCACGACTGACCGGCCTGGCGATCCTCGGCCTGGTGATCGGTGTGTGGCGCTGGTACCGCCCCGGTGGCTCCCGTTCCCTGACCGACATCTCCGACTTCACCAGCGCCGCGTGCGTGCGACTGGTGGGTCGCGACCCGACCCCCTGA
- a CDS encoding SDR family NAD(P)-dependent oxidoreductase, with protein sequence MTHPRFQDQVAVVVGGGSGIGAAVARRLAAEGCAAVHVLDVVLAGAEGVSCSLGGAGFAAAVDVTESEQVDAAFAEVVGRHGRIDVVVHAAGIDDPEAKGRILQAQASGEPVDVTTSLTDEAWRRVMAVNLDGTFHVLRAAVRSMRPAGAGRIVTVGSSAAFDTLVGYPHYAASKAGVHALTQSVAKEAIAFGIGVNTVAPGPVDTPMAARTPAAVRQALAASGAVGYASAEELADSICYLASPGASNVVGAVLLSNGGRFTV encoded by the coding sequence GTGACGCACCCCCGCTTCCAGGACCAGGTGGCCGTCGTCGTCGGCGGTGGCTCCGGCATCGGTGCCGCCGTCGCGCGTCGGCTCGCAGCCGAGGGGTGTGCCGCGGTCCACGTGCTCGACGTCGTGCTGGCGGGTGCGGAGGGCGTCTCGTGCTCCCTGGGGGGCGCCGGGTTCGCAGCCGCGGTCGACGTGACCGAGTCCGAGCAGGTCGACGCCGCCTTCGCCGAGGTGGTGGGGCGGCACGGGCGCATCGACGTCGTCGTGCACGCAGCCGGGATCGACGACCCCGAGGCCAAGGGGCGCATCCTCCAGGCGCAGGCCAGCGGTGAGCCGGTCGACGTCACGACGTCCCTCACCGACGAGGCGTGGCGCCGGGTGATGGCGGTCAACCTCGACGGCACCTTCCACGTGCTCCGCGCAGCGGTGCGCTCGATGCGCCCCGCCGGGGCCGGGCGAATCGTCACCGTGGGCTCGAGTGCCGCGTTCGACACGCTCGTCGGATATCCGCACTACGCCGCCTCCAAGGCCGGCGTCCACGCCCTGACCCAGTCGGTCGCCAAGGAGGCGATCGCCTTCGGCATCGGCGTCAACACCGTGGCGCCCGGGCCCGTCGACACCCCGATGGCGGCGCGGACGCCAGCCGCGGTGCGACAGGCCTTGGCCGCCAGCGGCGCCGTCGGCTACGCCAGTGCCGAGGAGCTCGCGGACAGCATCTGCTACCTCGCCTCTCCCGGCGCCTCCAACGTCGTGGGTGCCGTCCTGCTGAGCAACGGCGGCCGCTTCACGGTGTGA
- a CDS encoding MBL fold metallo-hydrolase, producing the protein MSPEASDWSAAGCYPVAPGIHRIPLPMPNDGLRAVSVYAVESADGLALVDGGWHVPEAWDRLAAGLRAVGGDVTDVADVYVTHVHRDHYTLALELRRRVGARVHLGRGEATGLQAVRALGSNVPISSLRELARAGAAHLGDPVVEATRRESFDLSDWQDPDTWLDPGIVDLGTRRWEVVPTPGHTKGHVVLHDLDAGLMFTGDHVLPTITPSIGFELGEWALPLGQYLGSLSRLLDRPDAEMLPAHGHHGGSVHERVVALLAHHDRRLGEIVAVAGSNPDPVTGLQVAERLSWTKHGRAFYDLDAFNRMIAVCETLAHLDVLVDRGTLVAEPGASDEVATHFRG; encoded by the coding sequence GTGAGCCCCGAGGCCAGCGACTGGTCCGCTGCCGGTTGCTACCCCGTCGCCCCCGGCATCCACCGCATTCCCCTGCCCATGCCCAACGACGGGCTCCGTGCGGTGAGCGTCTACGCCGTCGAGTCGGCCGACGGCCTGGCCCTGGTCGACGGTGGTTGGCACGTGCCCGAGGCCTGGGACCGGCTCGCGGCCGGGCTGCGGGCCGTGGGGGGCGACGTCACGGACGTCGCCGACGTCTACGTCACCCACGTCCACCGCGACCACTACACCCTCGCGCTGGAGCTGCGCCGTCGCGTCGGTGCCCGCGTGCACCTCGGGCGGGGTGAGGCCACGGGGCTGCAGGCCGTCCGCGCCCTGGGCAGCAACGTCCCGATCTCCTCGCTGCGCGAGCTGGCGCGTGCGGGCGCCGCACACCTGGGCGACCCGGTGGTCGAGGCGACCCGACGGGAGTCCTTCGACCTCTCGGACTGGCAGGACCCGGACACCTGGCTCGATCCAGGGATCGTCGACCTCGGCACGCGCAGGTGGGAGGTCGTCCCGACCCCCGGGCACACCAAGGGTCACGTGGTCCTTCACGACCTCGACGCCGGCCTCATGTTCACGGGCGACCACGTGCTGCCGACGATCACCCCGTCCATCGGGTTCGAGCTGGGGGAGTGGGCCCTGCCGCTGGGCCAGTACCTCGGATCGTTGTCGCGTCTGCTCGACCGGCCCGACGCCGAGATGCTCCCGGCTCACGGGCACCACGGCGGGTCGGTTCACGAACGCGTGGTCGCGCTCCTGGCTCACCACGATCGGCGGCTCGGCGAGATCGTCGCCGTCGCCGGGTCGAACCCAGACCCGGTGACCGGGCTGCAGGTAGCCGAGCGGCTGTCGTGGACCAAGCACGGTCGGGCGTTCTACGACCTCGATGCGTTCAACCGGATGATCGCGGTGTGCGAGACGCTGGCCCACCTCGACGTGCTGGTCGACCGTGGCACGCTGGTGGCCGAGCCTGGGGCATCGGACGAGGTGGCGACGCACTTCCGGGGCTGA
- a CDS encoding ABC transporter substrate-binding protein has protein sequence MAALTAACGGGGSSDADDQITLGAWYPLSGPQAASGTPQEVGATVYFKQLNATGGIDGQKVKFITKDNAFDPQQTLQIARDLVARDKVDAIVATNGTATTEATFPFVLDQSKVPIFGTYGGSASWYDPPRDGLYGTQALYEDQAESAVDWAVEAGVKDLLVVRDDPDAFANVSTVAMEHGKKLGIDASEVVVKIGTTDYAPIVNQVKSKSPDGVLLILPPQEAAAYLNEVALQGVDVPAYGYSPAATESTIELAGKNAEGFRAVALTLPVNSDDPAVQEYRDAMKKYAPDSALDFYSLSAYASAKAFGEILKTIDGDITKESITAAIAKATDIETGVAPPFAFSADDHLGTDAVVRVEVKDGKYVAEGGFQSPQQ, from the coding sequence GTGGCAGCGCTCACGGCTGCATGTGGCGGCGGCGGTTCCTCCGACGCCGACGACCAGATCACGCTGGGCGCGTGGTACCCGCTGAGCGGACCCCAGGCGGCCTCGGGGACCCCTCAGGAGGTCGGCGCGACCGTCTACTTCAAGCAGCTCAACGCGACCGGTGGCATCGACGGCCAGAAGGTCAAGTTCATCACGAAGGACAACGCGTTCGATCCACAGCAGACCCTTCAGATCGCCCGTGACCTGGTCGCTCGCGACAAGGTCGACGCCATCGTGGCCACCAACGGCACCGCTACCACGGAGGCGACCTTCCCGTTCGTGCTCGACCAGAGCAAGGTCCCGATCTTCGGGACCTACGGCGGCTCCGCGTCCTGGTACGACCCGCCTCGGGACGGGCTCTACGGGACCCAGGCGCTCTACGAGGACCAGGCCGAGTCTGCCGTGGACTGGGCCGTCGAGGCGGGCGTCAAGGACCTCCTCGTCGTGCGTGACGACCCGGACGCCTTCGCCAACGTCTCGACCGTCGCCATGGAGCACGGCAAGAAGCTCGGCATCGACGCCAGCGAGGTCGTCGTCAAGATCGGTACGACCGACTACGCCCCCATCGTCAACCAGGTCAAGAGCAAGTCCCCGGACGGCGTGCTGCTGATCCTGCCTCCCCAGGAGGCGGCCGCCTACCTCAACGAGGTCGCCCTGCAGGGTGTCGACGTCCCGGCTTACGGCTACTCGCCCGCCGCCACCGAGTCCACCATCGAGCTCGCCGGCAAGAACGCCGAGGGCTTCCGTGCGGTCGCGCTGACCCTCCCGGTCAACTCGGACGACCCGGCCGTGCAGGAGTACCGGGACGCGATGAAGAAGTACGCTCCCGACTCCGCACTCGACTTCTACTCGCTGTCGGCCTACGCGAGCGCGAAGGCGTTCGGCGAGATCCTCAAGACGATCGACGGCGACATCACCAAGGAGAGCATCACCGCAGCGATCGCCAAGGCGACCGACATCGAGACCGGCGTGGCGCCGCCGTTCGCGTTCAGTGCCGATGATCACCTCGGCACCGACGCCGTCGTACGCGTCGAGGTCAAGGATGGCAAGTACGTCGCCGAGGGCGGCTTCCAGTCGCCCCAGCAGTGA
- a CDS encoding EthD domain-containing protein, translated as MYNLVLMAAKPDDWSHEEFISWWRGEHADATYGLPGLRRWHHTEILDAFEERSQGWDGISILSFDDREALDAALASDEWKAAVANVGTMRGRRIAVMGEEKVMVPRA; from the coding sequence ATGTACAACCTGGTCCTGATGGCGGCCAAGCCGGACGACTGGAGCCACGAGGAGTTCATCTCGTGGTGGCGAGGAGAGCACGCCGACGCGACGTACGGACTCCCCGGCCTGCGCCGGTGGCACCACACCGAGATCCTCGACGCCTTCGAGGAGCGCTCCCAAGGCTGGGACGGGATCTCGATCCTCAGCTTCGACGACCGCGAAGCGCTCGACGCTGCCTTGGCCAGTGACGAGTGGAAGGCCGCGGTCGCCAACGTCGGCACGATGCGCGGCCGCCGGATCGCTGTGATGGGCGAGGAGAAGGTCATGGTGCCTCGGGCGTGA
- a CDS encoding class I adenylate-forming enzyme family protein — protein MRELAVQLEQRAASDPDGLAVIDASGEHTWGEIVATARELAAAMEDSLQGAPTVLLQADNTWRTLAAVVAVGMRGGLVAVVSRHATSGECRLALEDVRPDAVVASVETVEHWALVDAEFPAACPVLHGWTLRSRPGRTGGVERWEGGVAIAMTSGSTGRPKCVVQSESALRYAGAATIDAVGLLPGDPVAALVPLSSVAALCFGLYLPAMLGGPQVCLDGWKPEAAVEVMERHQVAWTMLVPTMALQLSLVPGSDGTLRAMRAMTVGGGPMSAAALERAERSLGTRFLRVFGMSECLGHTTSLPSDDVATRLGSDGRPFPGTEVRIAGPDGRPVAGAEVGHAQVRGPSLFVGYARDGRPQPPALTGDGFLTTGDLARVNADGTLNILGREKQIIIRGGRNIDINEVEAAVAALPDIAQVCVVPVPDEMLGERAAALVVAGTRQTLDDVRAGLDAAGVPKFKWPEFVIQVSDLPQNRVGKLNRSEAISLARRLTGAPTPPDEESP, from the coding sequence CTGGGGCGAGATCGTCGCCACGGCCCGCGAGCTCGCCGCGGCCATGGAGGACTCGCTCCAGGGTGCGCCCACCGTCCTGCTGCAGGCCGACAACACGTGGCGGACGCTGGCCGCGGTGGTCGCCGTCGGGATGCGAGGTGGGCTCGTTGCAGTCGTGAGCCGGCACGCGACGTCGGGGGAGTGCCGGCTGGCCCTCGAGGACGTCCGTCCCGATGCTGTCGTCGCCTCGGTCGAGACGGTCGAGCACTGGGCACTGGTCGACGCTGAGTTCCCGGCAGCGTGCCCGGTGCTCCACGGCTGGACCCTGCGCTCGCGACCCGGCCGGACGGGCGGAGTCGAGCGCTGGGAGGGTGGCGTCGCGATCGCCATGACCTCGGGCTCGACCGGACGCCCCAAGTGCGTGGTGCAGTCCGAGAGTGCCCTGCGCTATGCGGGTGCCGCGACCATCGACGCCGTCGGCCTGCTACCCGGCGATCCCGTCGCAGCGTTGGTCCCCCTGTCGTCGGTCGCGGCTCTGTGCTTCGGTCTCTACCTGCCCGCGATGCTCGGTGGGCCGCAGGTCTGCCTCGACGGGTGGAAGCCCGAGGCGGCCGTCGAGGTGATGGAGCGCCACCAGGTCGCCTGGACGATGCTCGTGCCGACGATGGCGCTGCAGCTGTCCCTGGTCCCTGGGTCCGACGGCACCCTACGGGCGATGCGGGCCATGACGGTCGGCGGTGGGCCGATGAGTGCGGCCGCGCTCGAGCGGGCCGAGCGGTCCCTGGGTACGCGGTTCCTGCGGGTCTTCGGGATGTCCGAGTGCCTCGGCCACACGACGTCGCTGCCGAGCGACGACGTGGCGACCCGCCTGGGGAGCGACGGTCGTCCGTTCCCCGGGACCGAGGTGCGGATCGCGGGCCCTGACGGCCGCCCCGTGGCCGGCGCCGAGGTCGGCCACGCCCAGGTCCGGGGCCCGTCGCTCTTCGTCGGCTACGCACGTGACGGCCGCCCGCAGCCGCCCGCCCTGACCGGCGACGGGTTCCTGACCACCGGTGACCTGGCGCGGGTCAACGCTGACGGCACGCTCAACATCCTGGGGCGTGAGAAGCAGATCATCATCCGCGGCGGACGCAACATCGACATCAACGAGGTCGAGGCCGCCGTCGCGGCCCTGCCCGACATCGCGCAGGTCTGCGTGGTCCCCGTGCCTGACGAGATGCTCGGCGAGCGCGCGGCCGCGCTCGTGGTGGCCGGCACCCGACAGACCCTGGACGACGTCCGCGCCGGTCTGGACGCGGCCGGCGTCCCCAAGTTCAAGTGGCCCGAGTTCGTCATCCAGGTGAGCGATCTGCCACAGAACCGCGTCGGCAAGCTCAACCGCTCCGAGGCGATCTCGCTCGCCCGGCGGCTCACCGGAGCTCCCACCCCGCCGGATGAGGAGTCGCCGTGA
- a CDS encoding peptidoglycan-binding domain-containing protein: MRTFEQAKAYAISQHHQPSRDWYRWCQVFSRQCVGAPGFGASARLAFNSIPPRSKHVTMPPPPGSIAYYGSGTSGSGHAVFAVEGGFVWSTDILRRGKIDRVRWDVFQTKWNLRYRGWIEACPSGALPVTLRASTRPGYKQNRKVYRSKMHLYQADSDSVWNLQLALMARGYSIGAGPTGTFGIHTMVACAAFQGSRGWKARRADGIPGAETIRQLGLVWVDR, encoded by the coding sequence ATGCGTACCTTCGAACAGGCCAAGGCCTACGCCATCAGCCAGCACCACCAGCCCTCGCGCGACTGGTACCGCTGGTGCCAGGTGTTCTCCCGCCAGTGCGTCGGCGCCCCCGGATTCGGCGCCTCGGCACGCCTCGCCTTCAACTCGATCCCCCCACGGTCCAAGCACGTCACCATGCCCCCACCGCCGGGATCGATCGCCTACTACGGCTCCGGGACCAGCGGCTCGGGCCACGCCGTGTTCGCCGTCGAGGGCGGGTTCGTGTGGTCCACCGACATCCTGCGCCGAGGCAAGATCGACCGGGTCCGGTGGGACGTCTTCCAGACGAAGTGGAACCTGCGCTACCGCGGATGGATCGAGGCCTGCCCGAGCGGCGCCCTCCCCGTCACTCTCAGGGCCAGCACCCGCCCCGGCTACAAGCAGAACCGCAAGGTCTACCGGAGCAAGATGCACCTGTACCAGGCCGACTCCGACAGCGTCTGGAACCTCCAGCTCGCGCTGATGGCCAGGGGCTACTCCATCGGGGCCGGGCCCACCGGGACCTTCGGGATCCACACCATGGTCGCGTGCGCCGCCTTTCAGGGCTCACGCGGCTGGAAGGCTCGCAGGGCCGACGGCATACCCGGCGCGGAGACCATCCGCCAGCTGGGACTCGTCTGGGTCGACAGGTGA